One Spea bombifrons isolate aSpeBom1 chromosome 1, aSpeBom1.2.pri, whole genome shotgun sequence DNA window includes the following coding sequences:
- the LOC128467458 gene encoding ATP-dependent RNA helicase DDX25-like, producing the protein MGFNRPSKIQETALPMMLADPPQNLIAQSQSGTGKTAAFVLAMLSRVNAGKKYPQCICLSPTFELALQTGHVVERMGKFCAGVQVAYAVRGNRPARGSRIEAQIIIGTPGTVMDWCFKLKLFDVADICVLVLDEADIMIGVQGYSDHSVRVKRAMPSECQMLLFSATFEDSVWCFAERIVPDSNIIKLKKEELTLDNIQQFYDACESKEQKYCALTNIYGAITIAQAIIFCQTRKTASWLSREMRKDGHCVALLSGELPVAQRADMIQRFREAKERVLITTNVCARGIDVEQVSIVVNFDLPLNMDGAVDFETYLHRIGRTGRFGKKGFAVNLVEKCSLSMLHDIEDHFKTRITRLNTGDMDEIEKIYQ; encoded by the exons ATGGGTTTTAATCGACCATCAAAAATTCAAGAAACCGCTCTGCCGATGATGCTTGCTGATCC ACCCCAGAACTTGATCGCACAGAGCCAGTCGGGGACTGGGAAAACCGCAGCTTTTGTGTTGGCGATGCTCAGCCGCGTGAACGCCGGGAAGAAATACCCCCAG TGCATCTGCCTTAGTCCGACGTTTGAATTGGCCCTGCAGACAGGACATGTCGTAGAGCGAATGGGAAAGTTCTGCGCCGGGGTTCAAGTCGCCTATGCTGTCCGAGGAAACAGGC CAGCTAGAGGCAGCCGCATCGAGGCCCAGATAATAATCGGCACTCCCGGCACGGTCATGGACTGGTGCTTTAAACTCAAGCTCTTCGATGTCGCAGACATTTGTGTCTTGGTGCTGGACGAGGCCGACATCATGATTGGTGTCCAGGGTTATTCGGATCACAGCGTTAGGGTGAAAAG AGCGATGCCCTCAGAATGTCAGATGCTCCTTTTTTCCGCTACTTTTGAGGACTCAGTATGGTGCTTTGCAGAGCGTATCGTCCCTGACTCCAACATCATCAAACTGAAGAAAGAAGAGCTGACGCTAGATAATATCCAGCAGTTCTACGATGCTTGTGAAAGCAAGGAACAAAAATATTGCGCACTTACTAACATCTATGGGGCGATCACGATTGCACAGGCCATCATCTTCTGCCAG ACACGAAAAACCGCCAGCTGGCTCTCCCGCGAGATGAGGAAGGACGGGCATTGCGTGGCGTTGTTGAGTGGAGAGTTACCAGTCGCTCAGAGGGCCGACATGATCCAAAGATTTCGGGAGGCGAAAGAAAGGGTGCTGATTACGACAAATGTCTGCGCCAGAG GGATTGACGTGGAGCAGGTGTCCATTGTAGTAAACTTTGATCTCCCGTTGAACATGGACGGGGCGGTCGACTTTGAAACGTATCTGCACCGTATTGGCCGCACCGGACGATTTGGAAAAAAGGGCTTCGCTGtcaatcttgtggaaaagtgcAGCCTCTCTATGTTGCATGACATCGAAGATCACTTCA